In one window of Agrobacterium larrymoorei DNA:
- the guaD gene encoding guanine deaminase: MSMLLLRGRLLSFNRAPLSIDDTASYLFIEDGGLLISEGKIAAIGDYADIKAQAPEGTEEKDHRPHLIVPGLIDMHLHFPQMQVIGSYAANLLEWLNTYTFPEECRFVESAHAQRIATHFYDELIRHGTTTAVAYCSVHKTSADAFFAEAMKRNMLMVGGKVMMDRNAPQGLLDTPELGYDETRQVIADWHGKGRNHVAITPRFAITSTPKQMEAAQALAQEFPDLFIQTHLSENLDEIKYTCELYPEAIDYTDIYVRYGLMGKKTLLGHAIHLSDREADVLSETGAVAVHCPTSNLFIGSGLFPMKKLQRREKPVRIAVATDIGGGSSYSMLRTMDEAYKIQQLLGERLNPLESWYLMTRGNAEALSMVDRIGTLDAGTDADITVLNASSTPAMALKMEVVNSLTEELFLMLTMGDDRTVVETYISGKPAKSII; encoded by the coding sequence ATGAGCATGCTGCTGCTGCGCGGACGCCTTTTGAGTTTCAACCGCGCACCCCTCTCCATCGATGACACGGCAAGCTATCTTTTTATCGAAGATGGCGGCCTACTGATCTCCGAGGGCAAGATCGCAGCAATCGGTGACTATGCCGACATCAAGGCGCAGGCGCCCGAAGGCACCGAGGAAAAGGACCATCGCCCTCACCTCATCGTGCCCGGCCTTATCGATATGCACCTGCATTTCCCGCAGATGCAGGTCATCGGTTCATACGCCGCCAATCTTCTGGAATGGCTGAATACCTACACGTTCCCCGAGGAATGCCGCTTCGTTGAAAGCGCCCATGCACAGCGTATCGCCACGCATTTCTATGACGAATTGATCCGCCACGGCACCACCACGGCTGTCGCCTATTGCTCGGTGCACAAGACCTCCGCCGACGCTTTCTTTGCAGAAGCCATGAAGCGGAACATGCTGATGGTGGGCGGCAAGGTGATGATGGACCGCAACGCCCCGCAAGGCCTGCTGGACACACCGGAACTGGGCTACGACGAAACGCGTCAGGTGATTGCCGACTGGCACGGCAAAGGCCGCAACCACGTGGCCATCACGCCGCGCTTCGCGATTACTTCGACGCCGAAGCAGATGGAAGCGGCGCAGGCGCTCGCGCAGGAATTCCCCGATCTCTTCATCCAGACGCATCTGTCGGAAAACCTGGATGAGATCAAATACACTTGCGAACTTTATCCCGAAGCCATCGATTACACCGATATTTATGTGCGCTACGGCCTGATGGGTAAAAAGACGCTGCTGGGGCACGCCATCCACCTGTCGGATCGTGAAGCGGACGTGCTGTCCGAAACCGGTGCGGTTGCCGTGCATTGCCCCACCTCCAACCTCTTCATCGGCTCCGGCCTTTTCCCTATGAAGAAGCTCCAGAGACGCGAAAAGCCCGTGCGCATTGCAGTTGCGACAGATATTGGCGGCGGCTCCAGCTATTCCATGCTGCGGACGATGGACGAGGCCTACAAGATTCAGCAGCTTCTTGGCGAACGTCTGAACCCGCTGGAAAGCTGGTATCTGATGACACGGGGCAATGCAGAAGCGCTGTCCATGGTGGACCGTATCGGCACGCTGGATGCCGGCACCGACGCGGATATCACCGTTCTCAACGCATCTTCCACGCCCGCCATGGCGCTTAAAATGGAAGTGGTGAACAGCCTGACGGAAGAACTTTTCCTGATGTTGACCATGGGTGATGACCGCACGGTTGTTGAGACCTATATCTCCGGCAAACCTGCAAAGAGCATAATTTAG
- the puuD gene encoding urate hydroxylase PuuD codes for MYEYAIAWEWMAFAVRWLHVITAIAWIGSSFYFIALDLGLVKRDHLPVGAYGEEWQVHGGGFYHIQKYLVAPAQMPEHLTWFKWESYATWLSGFAMLCIVYYGGADLFLIDHSVLELTQFQAICLSLGSLAIGWVFYDLLCKSPIGNNTWGLMAVLYIALVAMAWGYTQVFTGRAAFLHLGAFTATIMSANVFMIIIPNQKIVVADLIAGRTPDPKYGRIAKQRSLHNNYLTLPVIFFMLSNHYPLAFGTQFNWIIAALVFLMGVTIRHWFNTTHARKGKPTWTWLLTAIIFIVIMWLSTVPKVLTGEEQAQAAKLSPSQQMFAGDAHFASARDVVQSRCSMCHAAEPVWEGVPFTPKSVKLETDAEIAAHAREIYLQAGRSHAMPPGNITAITPQERKVLTAWYESAVSQGKTE; via the coding sequence ATGTACGAATATGCCATTGCGTGGGAATGGATGGCTTTTGCCGTTCGCTGGCTGCACGTAATCACCGCCATTGCCTGGATCGGCTCATCCTTCTACTTCATCGCGCTGGATCTGGGTCTCGTCAAACGCGATCATCTGCCGGTGGGTGCCTATGGCGAAGAGTGGCAGGTTCACGGCGGCGGGTTTTATCACATCCAGAAATATCTGGTTGCGCCTGCGCAGATGCCGGAACATCTGACATGGTTCAAATGGGAAAGCTACGCCACATGGCTCTCCGGCTTCGCCATGCTCTGCATCGTCTATTATGGCGGCGCGGACCTGTTTCTGATCGACCATTCCGTGCTGGAACTGACGCAGTTTCAGGCCATCTGTCTTTCGCTCGGTTCGCTTGCCATCGGCTGGGTATTTTACGATCTGTTGTGCAAATCCCCTATCGGCAACAATACCTGGGGCCTGATGGCCGTGCTTTATATCGCGCTGGTGGCGATGGCGTGGGGTTATACGCAGGTGTTTACGGGACGTGCCGCCTTCCTGCATCTGGGCGCATTTACCGCGACGATCATGTCGGCCAACGTTTTCATGATCATCATTCCCAACCAGAAGATCGTCGTCGCGGACCTGATTGCGGGGCGCACGCCGGACCCGAAATATGGGCGCATCGCCAAGCAGCGCTCGCTGCACAATAACTACCTGACGCTGCCGGTCATCTTCTTCATGCTGTCGAACCATTATCCTCTGGCCTTCGGCACGCAGTTCAACTGGATCATCGCCGCCCTCGTGTTCCTCATGGGCGTCACGATCCGCCACTGGTTCAACACCACCCATGCCCGTAAGGGCAAGCCAACATGGACCTGGCTGCTGACGGCGATCATCTTCATCGTCATCATGTGGCTTTCCACCGTGCCGAAGGTGCTGACGGGTGAAGAGCAGGCGCAGGCTGCCAAGCTTTCGCCATCGCAGCAGATGTTTGCGGGCGATGCGCACTTCGCCAGCGCCCGCGATGTGGTACAGAGCCGCTGTTCCATGTGCCATGCGGCAGAGCCGGTCTGGGAGGGCGTTCCCTTCACGCCGAAATCTGTGAAGCTGGAGACGGATGCGGAAATTGCCGCCCATGCGCGGGAAATCTATTTACAGGCGGGACGTTCCCATGCCATGCCCCCCGGCAACATCACGGCGATAACGCCGCAGGAACGCAAGGTGCTGACCGCATGGTATGAGAGCGCCGTTTCCCAAGGAAAGACAGAATGA
- the gcvA gene encoding transcriptional regulator GcvA yields the protein MKMSRNFPLNAMRVFESAARHLSFTKAGDELGMTQTAVSYQIKLLEEFVGTSLFTRKPRQVSLTSTGERLAQQANAAFSILETAVAEARTQTSEVLIVSPTPTFAQQWLARRLGVFQARHPKIAVHLALSNDIVDFNRDNVDIGIRWGTGEWPGLIGHRIMRLDFAPVMSPLLLEKVGELKTPADLLKLTIISPNDAWWSHWFTEAGVDASELKERTGSSFGFQNLEAQAAMAGHGVAIINPAHFAEDFAAGRLVQPFDLVCNDGRDYWLVYQESRRNIPKIKAFREWMLEEFPAEP from the coding sequence ATGAAAATGTCGCGGAATTTTCCGCTCAATGCCATGCGGGTGTTCGAAAGCGCTGCACGTCACCTCAGCTTCACCAAGGCTGGCGATGAATTGGGTATGACGCAGACGGCGGTCAGCTACCAGATCAAGCTGCTGGAGGAGTTCGTTGGCACGTCCCTGTTCACACGCAAACCCCGGCAGGTTTCACTCACCTCTACGGGGGAGCGCTTGGCGCAGCAGGCCAATGCGGCGTTTTCAATTCTGGAAACTGCCGTTGCGGAGGCACGCACGCAGACGTCGGAGGTCCTCATCGTGTCCCCCACACCCACATTTGCGCAACAGTGGCTGGCGCGAAGGCTTGGGGTGTTTCAGGCCAGACATCCGAAGATTGCGGTGCATCTGGCGCTGTCGAACGACATCGTGGATTTCAATCGTGACAATGTCGATATCGGCATCCGCTGGGGCACGGGAGAGTGGCCGGGGCTGATCGGTCACCGCATCATGAGGCTGGATTTTGCGCCCGTCATGAGCCCTCTTTTGCTCGAAAAGGTGGGCGAACTAAAAACCCCCGCCGATCTTCTGAAACTGACCATTATCAGCCCGAACGATGCTTGGTGGAGCCACTGGTTCACGGAAGCGGGCGTGGATGCTTCGGAGTTGAAAGAGCGCACCGGCAGCAGCTTCGGCTTCCAGAATCTTGAAGCGCAGGCGGCGATGGCGGGGCACGGCGTCGCCATCATCAACCCCGCGCATTTTGCCGAAGATTTCGCAGCTGGCCGGCTCGTGCAGCCCTTCGATCTGGTTTGCAATGATGGCCGGGATTACTGGCTCGTCTATCAAGAAAGCCGCCGCAATATTCCGAAGATCAAGGCATTTCGAGAGTGGATGCTTGAGGAGTTTCCCGCCGAGCCCTGA
- a CDS encoding addiction module antidote protein has translation MKVEVTDWDTSDYLNGNEAVIAYLEASFEDGDPKVIAMALGNIAKAKGMSQVAKQAGITREALYKSLSEKGDPKLSTLIGVMKALGLRLSVAPEERAA, from the coding sequence ATGAAAGTAGAAGTGACCGATTGGGATACGAGCGATTACCTCAATGGCAATGAAGCCGTGATCGCCTATCTGGAAGCCTCGTTCGAGGATGGCGATCCGAAGGTCATTGCCATGGCCCTCGGCAACATCGCGAAAGCCAAAGGCATGAGCCAGGTCGCCAAGCAAGCGGGCATTACCCGGGAAGCGCTTTATAAGTCGCTCAGTGAAAAGGGCGACCCCAAGCTTTCGACCCTCATCGGAGTGATGAAGGCGTTAGGCTTACGTCTTTCGGTCGCCCCTGAAGAAAGAGCCGCGTAA
- a CDS encoding type II toxin-antitoxin system RelE/ParE family toxin: MTSIETTAHIMIRIRKTNIFSDWFTSLRDKRAQARIQVRIDRLSLGLLGDVKFFDGIGEMRIDYGPGYRVYFTRRQNEIVILLCGGDKGSQTRDIERAIKIAAEV; this comes from the coding sequence TTGACATCCATTGAAACGACTGCGCATATTATGATCAGAATTCGGAAAACGAATATCTTCTCGGACTGGTTTACGTCCCTGCGAGATAAAAGAGCGCAAGCAAGGATTCAGGTTCGTATTGACCGTCTTTCGCTGGGACTTCTCGGCGACGTGAAATTTTTCGATGGCATTGGCGAAATGCGGATCGATTACGGGCCGGGCTACCGGGTTTATTTCACGCGAAGGCAAAACGAGATAGTTATTCTGCTGTGCGGTGGAGACAAGGGATCTCAGACGAGAGACATCGAACGCGCCATCAAGATTGCAGCCGAGGTTTGA
- the xdhC gene encoding xanthine dehydrogenase accessory protein XdhC, producing the protein MPKTLASFLADSGPAVLVEIEAVKGSSPREAGTFMLVSGTGLWETIGGGQFEYMAIDHARAMLEGKTSIETLDIPLGPEIGQCCGGRTLLRFTKVTRAMADALSARLKQAEEHRPSIFIFGAGHVGKALAQALSLLPLSISVIETRRAELNGLPEGVAAHLTAMPEAMVKDIPPGGAAIIVTHDHALDFLIAKEALARDDLSYVGMIGSKTKRATFANWLSREGGTTTLEHLTLPIGGNLVKDKRPAVIAALVAAEVLCAIHKYATENTLSEQNL; encoded by the coding sequence ATGCCGAAGACGCTGGCTTCCTTCCTCGCCGATAGTGGCCCTGCGGTGCTCGTCGAGATCGAGGCGGTAAAAGGCTCGTCGCCGAGAGAGGCCGGGACCTTCATGCTGGTGTCCGGCACTGGCCTTTGGGAAACCATCGGCGGTGGGCAGTTCGAGTACATGGCAATCGATCATGCCCGCGCCATGCTGGAAGGCAAGACGAGCATCGAGACGCTAGACATTCCGCTCGGCCCTGAGATCGGCCAGTGCTGCGGCGGGCGGACCTTGTTGCGCTTTACCAAGGTGACGCGGGCTATGGCGGATGCTCTTTCGGCGCGGCTGAAGCAGGCTGAGGAACATCGCCCGTCAATCTTCATTTTCGGTGCCGGGCATGTCGGCAAGGCCTTGGCGCAGGCCCTCTCGCTCTTGCCGCTCTCCATCTCGGTCATTGAAACGCGCCGTGCGGAACTGAACGGATTGCCCGAAGGCGTTGCGGCGCACCTCACGGCCATGCCGGAAGCGATGGTGAAAGACATTCCCCCCGGCGGTGCCGCCATCATCGTCACCCACGACCACGCGCTGGATTTCCTGATCGCAAAGGAAGCGCTGGCGAGAGACGACCTGTCTTACGTCGGCATGATCGGCTCCAAAACCAAGCGTGCGACTTTCGCCAACTGGCTTTCCCGCGAAGGCGGAACGACCACTCTCGAACACCTGACCCTGCCCATCGGCGGCAACCTCGTCAAAGACAAACGCCCCGCCGTCATAGCGGCCTTGGTGGCAGCCGAGGTACTGTGTGCGATCCACAAATATGCTACTGAGAATACTTTATCAGAACAAAATCTGTAA
- the xdhB gene encoding xanthine dehydrogenase molybdopterin binding subunit, whose translation MDTTTFDRQKTEVDGKMHDSLRHDSAHKHVTGSAEYIDDIPEPAGLIHGALGLSDRAHAEILSMDLADVEATPGVLWVMTGKDVPGENDVSSGGRHDEPLLAEKLVEFHGQPIFAVFAETRDIARHAARRAKITYKDLPHFTDIDTSLENGEPLVTPGMVLQRGDAEVEMDVAPRRLTGSMRIGGQEHFYLEGHIAMAVPGEDDEVTVWSSTQHPSEIQHIVSHILEIPSNAVTVMVRRMGGGFGGKETQGNQFAALCAIAAKRLKRAVKIRPDRDEDMVATGKRHDFKVDYEVGFDEEGRIHAVDATYAARCGFSSDLSGPVTDRALFHADSSYFYPHVKLASKPLKTHTVSNTAFRGFGGPQGMLGAERFIEEIAYAVGKDPLDVRKLNFYGETGSGRTTTPYHQEVEDNIIARVVEELEASSDYQARRQAIIEFNRTSPILRKGIALTPVKFGISFTMTAFNQAGALVHVYNDGSIHLNHGGTEMGQGLYTKVAQVIADTFQVDISRVKITATTTGKVPNTSATAASSGTDLNGMAALDAARQIKERLIKFVAEKWNVTEDDIVFLPNRIRIGGEEISFNDLIRQAYFARVQLSAAGFYKTPKIHWDRAAGRGTPFYYFAYGASCSEVTIDTLTGEYMMERTDILHDVGKSLNPAIDIGQIEGGFVQGMGWLTTEELWWDAKGRLRTHAPSTYKIPLASDRPKIFNVKLAEWAENAEPTIGRSKAVGEPPFMLAISVLEALSMAIASVADYKVCPRLDAPATPERVLMAVERLKKV comes from the coding sequence ATGGACACCACCACATTCGACCGTCAGAAAACCGAAGTCGATGGCAAGATGCATGACTCGCTTCGCCATGATTCAGCGCATAAGCACGTCACCGGAAGCGCCGAATATATCGATGACATTCCCGAGCCTGCAGGCCTGATCCACGGCGCTCTCGGCCTTTCCGACCGCGCCCATGCCGAAATCCTCTCTATGGATTTGGCTGATGTGGAAGCAACGCCCGGCGTGCTATGGGTGATGACCGGCAAAGACGTTCCCGGCGAAAACGACGTATCCTCGGGCGGTCGCCATGACGAGCCGTTGCTGGCGGAAAAGCTGGTGGAGTTTCACGGCCAGCCAATCTTCGCCGTCTTTGCCGAGACCCGCGATATTGCGCGGCATGCTGCGCGCAGGGCAAAGATCACTTACAAGGATTTGCCCCACTTCACCGATATCGACACCTCGCTGGAAAACGGCGAGCCGCTGGTGACACCCGGCATGGTGCTGCAACGTGGGGACGCCGAAGTCGAAATGGACGTCGCCCCGCGCCGCCTGACCGGCTCGATGCGCATTGGCGGACAGGAGCATTTCTACCTCGAAGGCCATATCGCCATGGCAGTGCCGGGCGAAGACGACGAGGTGACGGTGTGGAGCTCCACCCAGCACCCAAGCGAAATCCAGCACATCGTTAGCCATATTCTTGAAATTCCTTCCAACGCCGTCACCGTCATGGTGCGCCGCATGGGCGGCGGCTTTGGTGGCAAGGAAACGCAGGGCAACCAGTTTGCAGCGCTCTGCGCCATCGCCGCAAAGAGGCTGAAGCGCGCCGTCAAAATCCGTCCCGACCGCGATGAGGACATGGTAGCCACCGGCAAGCGGCACGATTTCAAGGTCGATTACGAAGTCGGCTTCGATGAGGAAGGCCGCATCCATGCGGTGGACGCGACTTACGCGGCGCGCTGCGGCTTCTCTTCTGACCTTTCTGGCCCGGTGACGGATCGTGCGTTGTTCCATGCCGATTCCAGCTATTTCTATCCGCATGTAAAGCTGGCCTCTAAGCCACTGAAAACGCATACCGTTTCCAACACGGCTTTCCGTGGTTTCGGTGGCCCGCAGGGCATGCTGGGTGCGGAACGCTTCATCGAGGAAATCGCCTATGCCGTGGGCAAGGACCCGCTAGACGTCCGCAAGCTGAATTTCTACGGAGAGACCGGCTCGGGCCGCACCACCACGCCTTATCATCAGGAAGTGGAAGACAACATCATCGCCCGCGTGGTGGAGGAACTGGAAGCCTCCAGCGATTATCAGGCGCGGCGGCAAGCCATCATCGAATTCAACCGCACAAGCCCGATTTTGCGCAAAGGCATTGCGCTGACGCCGGTGAAATTCGGCATCTCCTTCACCATGACCGCGTTCAATCAGGCAGGTGCGCTGGTGCATGTCTATAATGACGGCTCCATTCACCTGAACCATGGTGGCACGGAAATGGGTCAGGGCCTTTACACCAAGGTCGCGCAGGTCATTGCCGATACGTTTCAGGTCGATATCAGCCGGGTGAAAATCACCGCCACGACCACGGGCAAGGTACCGAACACCTCTGCCACCGCTGCCTCTTCCGGAACCGATCTCAACGGCATGGCGGCACTTGATGCGGCCCGCCAGATCAAGGAACGGCTGATCAAATTTGTCGCTGAAAAATGGAATGTGACCGAAGACGACATCGTTTTCCTGCCCAACCGCATTCGCATCGGCGGTGAGGAAATCAGCTTCAACGACCTGATCCGTCAGGCCTATTTCGCCCGCGTCCAGCTTTCCGCCGCAGGCTTTTACAAAACCCCGAAAATCCATTGGGATCGCGCCGCCGGGCGCGGCACGCCGTTTTATTACTTCGCCTATGGCGCGTCCTGCTCCGAAGTCACCATCGATACGCTGACCGGCGAATATATGATGGAGCGCACCGATATTCTCCACGATGTCGGCAAATCGCTGAACCCGGCCATCGATATCGGCCAGATCGAAGGCGGATTCGTGCAGGGCATGGGCTGGCTGACGACGGAAGAACTGTGGTGGGACGCCAAGGGGCGGCTGCGAACCCACGCGCCCTCCACCTACAAAATTCCACTGGCCTCCGACCGCCCGAAAATCTTCAATGTGAAGCTGGCGGAATGGGCCGAAAACGCCGAACCGACGATTGGCCGCTCCAAAGCCGTCGGCGAACCCCCCTTCATGCTCGCCATCTCGGTTCTGGAAGCCCTGTCCATGGCCATCGCCTCCGTCGCCGACTACAAGGTCTGCCCCCGTCTGGATGCACCAGCCACGCCGGAACGCGTGCTGATGGCTGTAGAGCGGTTGAAGAAGGTGTGA